A single genomic interval of Amycolatopsis albispora harbors:
- a CDS encoding winged helix-turn-helix transcriptional regulator — MEEGTSNSPSYSCRTEDDYGVMQWHVREDCEVRQILDRIADKWSLLVISLLDRQTLRFTQLKQEIDGISQRMLTTTLRHLERDGLVRRTVHPVVPPRVDYALTPLGATLHTTIQALVDWTEHHQPEIAAARAAYDAAAAQSAP, encoded by the coding sequence GTGGAAGAAGGCACTTCGAACTCACCGAGTTACTCCTGCCGCACCGAGGACGACTACGGCGTCATGCAGTGGCACGTGCGGGAGGACTGCGAGGTACGGCAGATCCTCGACCGGATCGCCGACAAGTGGTCGCTGCTGGTGATCTCGCTGCTCGACCGGCAGACGCTGCGGTTCACCCAGCTGAAGCAGGAGATCGACGGGATCTCGCAGCGCATGCTCACCACCACGCTGCGGCACCTCGAACGCGACGGCCTGGTGCGGCGGACCGTGCACCCGGTGGTGCCGCCGCGGGTGGACTACGCGCTCACCCCGCTCGGTGCGACCCTGCACACCACGATCCAGGCGCTGGTCGACTGGACGGAGCACCACCAGCCGGAGATCGCCGCCGCGCGCGCCGCCTACGACGCCGCCGCGGCGCAGTCCGCGCCCTGA
- a CDS encoding GNAT family N-acetyltransferase codes for MKPPEEVVGRRVRLTRWSSADAAELQRVVEEAQEYLKPWLFWAYGEYRAADFLHLADEQWESGKAYPYALRTEGRIAGAVGLERRIGPGGIEIGYWLHPSWAGRGLMTEAVAALVPVAFALPDVDRIQIWHDAANEASAGVPRRLGFTEVARHDPGREEARPGMAGVDVVWQLE; via the coding sequence GTGAAGCCGCCGGAAGAGGTCGTCGGGCGGCGCGTGCGGTTGACGCGGTGGTCTTCGGCGGATGCCGCCGAGTTGCAGCGGGTGGTCGAGGAAGCGCAGGAGTACCTGAAGCCGTGGTTGTTCTGGGCTTACGGCGAGTACCGCGCGGCCGACTTCCTCCACCTGGCCGACGAGCAGTGGGAATCGGGCAAGGCCTATCCCTACGCCCTGCGCACCGAGGGCCGGATCGCGGGTGCGGTCGGGCTGGAGCGGCGCATCGGCCCCGGCGGCATCGAGATCGGTTACTGGCTGCACCCGTCCTGGGCCGGGCGCGGGCTGATGACCGAAGCCGTCGCGGCGCTGGTGCCGGTCGCGTTCGCGCTGCCCGACGTCGACCGGATCCAGATCTGGCACGACGCGGCCAACGAAGCCAGCGCGGGCGTGCCCCGGCGGCTGGGCTTCACCGAGGTCGCGCGGCACGACCCTGGACGGGAGGAAGCGCGGCCCGGGATGGCCGGGGTGGACGTGGTCTGGCAGCTGGAGTGA
- a CDS encoding uracil-DNA glycosylase, whose amino-acid sequence MTLAEMDAELIDCRACPRLVAWREQVAETKRAAFAGETYWGRPVPGFGPADASLGIVGLAPAAHGANRTGRMFTGDRSGDVLYRAMYDVGLATKPEAHHIGDGLELIGTRITSPVHCAPPANKPTPAERDTCGRWLARELELLRPTLRAIVVLGGFGWQALLPVLAAAGWEVPRPRPKFGHGVQYVLDGPTELRLFGCFHVSQQNTFTGRLTPAMVREVLTTAKTAAGIP is encoded by the coding sequence ATGACCCTGGCCGAGATGGACGCCGAGCTGATCGACTGCCGGGCCTGCCCGCGGTTGGTGGCCTGGCGCGAGCAGGTGGCCGAGACCAAGCGCGCGGCCTTCGCCGGCGAGACGTACTGGGGCCGCCCGGTGCCGGGCTTCGGGCCCGCCGACGCGTCGCTGGGCATCGTCGGCCTGGCGCCCGCCGCGCACGGCGCGAACCGCACGGGCCGCATGTTCACCGGCGACCGGTCCGGTGACGTGCTGTATCGCGCGATGTACGACGTCGGCCTGGCCACGAAGCCGGAAGCGCACCACATCGGCGACGGGCTGGAGCTGATCGGCACCCGGATCACCTCGCCGGTGCACTGCGCGCCGCCCGCGAACAAGCCGACCCCGGCCGAGCGCGACACCTGTGGCCGGTGGCTGGCCAGGGAACTGGAACTGCTGCGGCCCACGCTGCGCGCGATCGTGGTGCTCGGCGGTTTCGGCTGGCAGGCGCTGCTGCCGGTGCTCGCTGCCGCCGGCTGGGAGGTGCCGCGGCCACGCCCGAAGTTCGGCCACGGCGTGCAGTACGTGCTCGACGGGCCGACGGAGCTGCGGTTGTTCGGCTGCTTCCACGTTTCGCAGCAGAACACCTTCACCGGGCGCCTCACCCCGGCGATGGTGCGCGAGGTGCTGACCACCGCCAAAACCGCGGCGGGCATCCCGTGA
- a CDS encoding NCS1 family nucleobase:cation symporter-1 — MTTVGTPAPELRQDPRLYNEDLAPARERKWKVYDIFALWMSDVHNLGNYTFAAGLFVLGLSAWQVFTALLFGFVLIYVGMNLMGRIGQRTGVPFPVVARISFGTFGANLPALIRAVIAIFWYGIQTYLASVAITVLVLAIDPSMESWTRVGFLGLHALGWVCFVALWLAQALVLTRGMESVRKFQDWCGPAIWVVMIALAVWILVAADWNISLTSSPTPLSTGEQFRQWFGAVGLILAIYGTLMLNFCDFSRFTPDQKTVRRGNFWGLPINSTAFALLSVVVTAGSLEVFGEAITDPAELLARVDNTAVLVIGALTFAIATMGVNIVANFVSPAYDLANIWPRRISFKVGGMISAVAALCVLPWKLYSTPAVVNYFLGGLGAFLGPLFGIMIVDYYLIKRDKVDVSRLFDGSPDAPYHYRRGVNPVALWVFVPTAALSAVIALVPFFAPAAPYSWFIGTAAAGLLYRLAA, encoded by the coding sequence GTGACCACCGTTGGCACCCCCGCGCCGGAACTCCGGCAGGACCCCCGCCTGTACAACGAGGACCTGGCTCCCGCCCGCGAGCGGAAGTGGAAGGTCTACGACATCTTCGCGCTGTGGATGTCGGACGTGCACAACCTCGGCAACTACACCTTCGCCGCCGGGCTCTTCGTGCTCGGCCTGTCGGCGTGGCAGGTGTTCACCGCGCTGCTGTTCGGCTTCGTGCTGATCTACGTCGGGATGAACCTGATGGGCCGCATCGGGCAGCGCACCGGCGTGCCGTTCCCGGTGGTGGCGCGGATCAGCTTCGGCACCTTCGGCGCGAACCTGCCCGCGTTGATCCGCGCGGTCATCGCGATCTTCTGGTACGGCATCCAGACCTATCTGGCGTCGGTGGCGATCACCGTGCTGGTGCTGGCGATCGACCCGTCGATGGAATCGTGGACGCGGGTGGGTTTCCTCGGCCTGCACGCGCTCGGCTGGGTCTGTTTTGTGGCGCTGTGGCTGGCGCAGGCGCTGGTGCTCACGCGCGGCATGGAGTCGGTGCGCAAGTTCCAGGACTGGTGCGGGCCGGCGATCTGGGTGGTGATGATCGCGCTGGCGGTGTGGATCCTGGTCGCCGCCGACTGGAACATCTCGCTGACCTCCAGTCCGACGCCGTTGTCCACGGGCGAGCAGTTCCGCCAGTGGTTCGGCGCGGTGGGGTTGATCCTGGCCATCTACGGCACGCTGATGCTGAACTTCTGCGACTTCTCGCGGTTCACCCCGGACCAGAAAACGGTGCGGCGCGGGAACTTCTGGGGTCTGCCGATCAACTCGACGGCGTTCGCGCTGCTGTCGGTGGTGGTCACCGCGGGCAGCCTGGAGGTCTTCGGCGAGGCGATCACCGACCCGGCGGAACTGCTGGCGCGCGTGGACAACACGGCGGTGCTGGTGATCGGCGCGCTCACCTTCGCGATCGCCACCATGGGCGTGAACATCGTGGCGAACTTCGTTTCGCCGGCCTACGACCTGGCGAACATCTGGCCGCGGCGGATCAGTTTCAAGGTGGGCGGCATGATCAGCGCGGTTGCCGCGTTGTGCGTGCTGCCGTGGAAGCTGTACTCGACGCCCGCGGTGGTGAACTACTTCCTCGGCGGGCTGGGCGCCTTTCTCGGGCCGCTGTTCGGCATCATGATCGTGGACTACTACCTGATCAAGCGCGACAAGGTGGACGTTTCCCGGTTGTTCGACGGTTCGCCGGACGCGCCGTACCACTACCGCCGGGGCGTGAACCCGGTGGCGCTGTGGGTTTTTGTGCCGACGGCGGCGTTGAGCGCGGTGATCGCGCTGGTGCCGTTCTTCGCCCCGGCGGCGCCGTATTCGTGGTTCATCGGCACCGCCGCGGCGGGCCTGCTGTATCGGCTGGCCGCATGA
- a CDS encoding response regulator transcription factor: protein MLLVDDDAMVRTGLSMILGSTGDITVVGEAGDGDEAVAKVTAHAPDVVLMDIRMRRMDGLAATAAVTALARPPKVLVLTTFDLDQYVFDALGAGASGFLLKECSPQEIIDAVRVVGAGEAMLSPRATKKLIGHFVSARSNPRRNRALHGLSTLTEREREIVTAVAQGKPNSEIAAELHLSEATVKTHITRIFAKINAANRVQMTIFAYEAGLVVP, encoded by the coding sequence GTGCTGCTCGTGGACGACGACGCGATGGTCCGGACCGGGCTGTCCATGATCCTGGGCAGCACGGGGGACATCACCGTGGTCGGCGAAGCCGGGGACGGGGACGAAGCGGTGGCGAAGGTGACCGCGCACGCGCCGGACGTGGTGCTGATGGACATCCGGATGCGCCGCATGGACGGGCTGGCCGCGACCGCCGCGGTGACCGCGCTCGCCCGGCCGCCGAAGGTGCTCGTGCTGACCACCTTCGACCTGGACCAGTACGTGTTCGACGCGCTCGGCGCCGGCGCGAGCGGGTTCCTGCTCAAGGAGTGCTCACCGCAGGAGATCATCGACGCGGTGCGCGTGGTCGGTGCCGGTGAGGCGATGCTTTCCCCGCGTGCCACCAAAAAACTGATCGGGCACTTCGTCTCGGCGCGGTCGAACCCGCGGCGCAACCGCGCGCTGCACGGGCTGAGCACGCTCACCGAACGGGAACGCGAGATCGTCACGGCGGTCGCCCAGGGCAAGCCGAACTCGGAGATCGCCGCCGAACTGCACCTGAGCGAGGCGACGGTGAAAACGCACATCACCCGCATCTTCGCCAAGATCAACGCGGCGAACCGCGTGCAGATGACCATCTTCGCCTACGAAGCCGGGCTCGTGGTGCCCTAG
- a CDS encoding aspartate/glutamate racemase family protein, producing the protein MRILVTNCNTTERMTKEIEAGARAAASPGTEIVAMTPAWGPESAEGWLDSFLSAAAVLDLLRGIDENSFDAVVLAGFGEHGREGARELLRIPVVDITEAAAHLACLLGRRYGVVTTLDRTSGMIEDSLHTAGVLPNCVGVVGTGLGVLELGDEQRTASALVTAARRLRDRGAEVVVLGCAGMTGMDRRISTELGVPVVDGVAAAVRLAETLAGLSLRTSQIGSYAPPLPKTRRWHR; encoded by the coding sequence ATGAGGATCCTGGTGACGAACTGCAACACCACGGAACGCATGACGAAGGAGATCGAAGCCGGGGCACGCGCCGCCGCGAGCCCCGGCACGGAGATCGTGGCGATGACGCCGGCCTGGGGGCCGGAGTCGGCGGAAGGCTGGCTGGACAGCTTCCTGAGCGCGGCGGCGGTGCTGGATCTGCTGCGCGGCATCGACGAAAACTCGTTCGACGCCGTGGTGCTGGCGGGCTTCGGTGAACACGGCCGCGAGGGCGCGCGGGAGTTGTTGCGCATCCCGGTGGTCGACATCACCGAAGCCGCCGCGCACCTGGCCTGCCTGCTCGGCAGGCGGTACGGCGTGGTGACCACTTTGGACAGAACGAGCGGCATGATCGAGGACAGCTTGCACACCGCGGGCGTGTTGCCGAACTGCGTCGGCGTGGTCGGCACCGGCCTCGGCGTCCTGGAACTGGGCGACGAGCAGCGCACCGCCTCGGCCCTGGTCACCGCCGCGCGGCGGTTGCGTGACCGGGGCGCGGAGGTGGTGGTGCTCGGCTGCGCCGGCATGACCGGCATGGACCGGCGGATCAGCACGGAACTCGGCGTGCCCGTGGTCGACGGAGTGGCGGCGGCGGTCCGCCTGGCCGAGACACTGGCGGGTTTGTCTTTGCGCACCAGCCAGATCGGCTCCTACGCACCACCACTCCCGAAAACCCGCCGCTGGCACCGCTAG
- a CDS encoding sensor histidine kinase: MARRVLGVLITVLAVTASVLSSIFVFASTGYLPEADTFVPDVWSTLSFLTAIAAAVMLCWRHQWPLVVTGIALVPSLLLGADALAALIALAALAAARRDLWLWAGAAAVYAATALALARDANRHEEVSIAGAIVGTRHSLGQIIGILVLASFMTAIALAVGIVRGVRGDLARREAQEQELRAEMTRRAERTRIAREMHDVLGHRLSLLSLQAGALEVSSGTEGSTEVARTVRTTARQSLEDLRQVIGVLRDGQGFGESEAGPQAPERPQPTLNDLPELIAGARQSGLPASATIMLDQAAAAPMQLGTTVYRIVQEALTNVLRHAPGSPADVTVRGEPGVGLSIEVVNPLPATTPEPSPGSGTGLTGVSERVSLLGGNVSAGPTDDRVFALRAWLPWEPH; encoded by the coding sequence ATGGCCCGGCGTGTACTTGGCGTGCTGATCACCGTGCTCGCGGTGACCGCGAGCGTGCTCAGCAGCATCTTCGTCTTCGCGTCCACCGGTTACCTGCCCGAGGCCGACACCTTCGTGCCCGACGTGTGGTCGACGCTGAGCTTCCTGACCGCCATCGCCGCCGCCGTCATGCTGTGCTGGCGCCACCAGTGGCCGCTGGTGGTCACCGGGATCGCGCTGGTGCCGTCGCTCCTGCTCGGCGCGGACGCCCTCGCCGCGCTGATCGCGCTCGCCGCGCTGGCCGCCGCACGCCGCGACCTCTGGCTCTGGGCCGGTGCCGCCGCCGTCTACGCGGCCACCGCGCTCGCGCTGGCCAGGGACGCCAACCGGCACGAGGAGGTGTCCATCGCCGGCGCGATCGTCGGCACGCGGCACAGCCTCGGCCAGATCATCGGCATCCTCGTGCTGGCCTCGTTCATGACCGCGATCGCGCTCGCCGTCGGCATCGTGCGCGGCGTCCGCGGTGACCTCGCCCGCCGTGAGGCGCAGGAACAGGAACTGCGCGCGGAAATGACCCGGCGCGCCGAGCGCACCCGCATCGCCCGCGAAATGCACGACGTGCTGGGGCACCGGCTTTCGCTGCTGTCGCTGCAGGCCGGTGCGCTGGAAGTCAGTTCCGGCACCGAAGGCTCGACCGAGGTGGCGCGCACCGTCCGCACCACCGCACGACAGTCCCTTGAGGACCTCCGCCAGGTGATCGGGGTGTTGCGCGACGGCCAGGGTTTCGGCGAAAGCGAGGCCGGGCCCCAGGCTCCCGAACGTCCACAACCGACACTCAACGACCTGCCGGAGCTGATCGCCGGCGCGCGGCAGTCCGGCCTCCCGGCGAGCGCCACGATCATGCTCGACCAGGCGGCGGCCGCGCCGATGCAGCTGGGCACCACGGTGTACCGGATCGTGCAGGAGGCCCTGACCAACGTTCTCCGCCACGCGCCGGGCTCCCCCGCCGACGTGACCGTCCGTGGTGAACCGGGGGTCGGCCTGTCGATCGAGGTGGTGAACCCGCTGCCCGCGACCACACCCGAGCCGTCACCGGGCTCGGGCACCGGGCTGACCGGCGTCAGCGAACGAGTGTCGTTGCTGGGCGGGAACGTCAGCGCCGGACCGACCGACGACCGCGTTTTCGCCCTCCGGGCGTGGCTGCCGTGGGAGCCGCACTAG
- a CDS encoding MmpS family transport accessory protein, with protein sequence MTQQTPYPPAMPYQAPPQQQPPRNGIGITGFVLGLVGLIFSPIPFIGVIAWPLVILGLIFSIFGLVRVNKGVATNKVLSIVGIVASVLGLGVCIAWIFIFNSAVNEVQDEYNRTAAVTYEVTGTGSNVEVTYGEALNPQSETVSTLPWTKQTENKGIIKGGMLTVMADENGGDITCKITVDGVEVATNTASGPFAVAVCTGA encoded by the coding sequence GTGACCCAGCAGACGCCCTACCCGCCGGCCATGCCCTACCAGGCGCCGCCCCAGCAGCAGCCGCCCCGCAACGGCATCGGCATCACCGGCTTCGTGCTCGGCCTGGTGGGGCTGATCTTCTCGCCGATCCCGTTCATCGGCGTGATCGCCTGGCCGCTGGTCATCCTCGGCCTGATCTTCTCGATCTTCGGTTTGGTGCGGGTCAACAAGGGCGTCGCCACCAACAAGGTGCTGTCCATTGTGGGCATCGTGGCCTCGGTGCTCGGCCTCGGCGTGTGCATCGCCTGGATCTTCATCTTCAACTCGGCGGTCAACGAGGTGCAGGACGAGTACAACCGCACCGCCGCGGTGACCTACGAGGTGACCGGTACCGGGTCCAATGTGGAGGTCACCTACGGCGAGGCGCTGAACCCGCAGAGCGAGACCGTTTCCACGCTGCCGTGGACCAAGCAGACGGAGAACAAGGGCATCATCAAGGGCGGCATGCTCACCGTGATGGCCGACGAGAACGGCGGTGACATCACCTGCAAGATCACCGTCGACGGCGTCGAGGTGGCGACGAACACCGCCTCCGGCCCGTTCGCGGTGGCCGTCTGCACCGGAGCCTGA
- a CDS encoding pyridoxamine 5'-phosphate oxidase family protein encodes MKVESFAEIQPAFFEYVADIGYATMTTVDSRNRPRARVMLAVWEVVEGKPRGWLAAYRTPVKVAHLAKNPHTTFSYWSPRQNAVAIDCVARWDDDPAVRRQVWELYRKGSPPGVGYDPIRFWRGGPDDPEYHVLRLDPWRVQVVRGRDLTSRIWVGDTL; translated from the coding sequence GTGAAGGTCGAGTCGTTCGCCGAGATCCAGCCCGCCTTCTTCGAGTACGTCGCCGACATCGGCTACGCCACGATGACCACAGTGGACAGTCGTAACCGGCCGCGGGCGCGGGTGATGCTGGCCGTGTGGGAGGTGGTCGAGGGCAAGCCGCGGGGCTGGCTGGCGGCGTACCGGACGCCGGTGAAGGTCGCGCACCTGGCGAAGAACCCGCACACCACGTTCTCGTACTGGAGCCCGCGGCAGAACGCCGTCGCGATCGACTGCGTGGCCCGCTGGGACGACGATCCCGCGGTGCGGCGGCAGGTGTGGGAGCTGTACCGCAAGGGCAGCCCGCCGGGCGTCGGCTACGACCCCATCCGCTTCTGGCGAGGCGGCCCCGATGACCCGGAATACCACGTCCTGCGCTTGGACCCGTGGCGCGTCCAAGTGGTGCGGGGCCGCGACCTGACCAGCCGAATCTGGGTCGGTGACACGCTCTAG
- a CDS encoding MFS transporter, whose product MSTPQTSPPERLTRRAWGVLFVLCGSIFLEGIDIAMLNVALPSIRADLGLSTAMLSGVVSAYVLGYAGFMLLGGRAADMFGRRRMFIAWLVVFLLFSGLGGLATEGWMLLLARFVTGVAAAFMTPAGLSIITTSFAEGPQRNRALLVYAGTAAAGFSLGLVAGGLLAALGWRWVFFAPVFLSAILLAAAFPLIKKDTARPERQRTDFAGAVAVTGSMLLLVYGVVRLEHPAQGWGWTVAAFAGGVALLAAFVVIERRSPAPLVRLGILRSAPLVRTNLSAALFAGSFFGFQFLVTLYLQELRGWSTLETGLAMLAIGIDAVLAPLATPWLVNRFGNVRAIFIGLVLAAAGYALFLPVGMDWTYAAMFPTMLLLGVAFSLTYGPFTIAATEKVAAEEQGLASGLFNTAFQFGAALGLSVVTAVNVAALDAAAPLEAFRTALLVPLIGAALAAVVIAFGMRTRVAEAAPALAVTR is encoded by the coding sequence GTGTCCACACCGCAGACCTCGCCGCCCGAACGGCTGACCCGGCGCGCCTGGGGCGTGTTGTTCGTGCTGTGCGGGTCGATCTTCCTGGAGGGGATCGACATCGCCATGCTGAACGTCGCCCTCCCGTCCATCCGCGCCGACCTCGGGCTGTCCACCGCGATGCTGAGCGGCGTGGTGAGCGCGTACGTGCTCGGCTACGCCGGGTTCATGCTGCTCGGCGGCCGCGCCGCGGACATGTTCGGCCGCCGCCGGATGTTCATCGCCTGGCTGGTGGTCTTCCTGCTCTTCTCCGGTCTCGGCGGGCTCGCCACCGAAGGCTGGATGCTGCTGCTCGCGCGCTTTGTCACCGGCGTCGCGGCCGCGTTCATGACCCCGGCCGGGCTGTCGATCATCACCACCAGCTTCGCCGAAGGGCCGCAGCGCAATCGCGCGCTGCTCGTCTACGCCGGAACTGCGGCGGCCGGGTTCTCGCTCGGCCTGGTGGCCGGCGGGCTGCTCGCCGCGCTGGGCTGGCGGTGGGTGTTCTTCGCGCCGGTGTTCCTCTCGGCGATCCTGCTGGCCGCCGCGTTCCCGCTGATCAAGAAGGACACCGCGCGGCCGGAGCGGCAGCGCACCGACTTCGCGGGCGCCGTCGCGGTGACCGGTTCGATGCTGCTGCTGGTCTACGGGGTGGTGCGGCTGGAACACCCCGCGCAGGGCTGGGGCTGGACGGTTGCCGCGTTCGCCGGTGGGGTCGCGTTGCTGGCGGCATTTGTGGTGATCGAACGGCGCTCGCCCGCGCCGCTGGTCCGGCTGGGCATTCTCCGCTCGGCACCGCTGGTGCGGACGAACCTCAGCGCCGCGTTGTTCGCCGGTTCGTTCTTCGGCTTCCAGTTCCTGGTGACGCTGTACCTGCAGGAACTACGCGGCTGGTCCACGCTCGAAACCGGCCTAGCAATGCTAGCGATCGGCATCGACGCAGTGCTAGCACCGCTAGCAACCCCCTGGCTGGTCAACCGGTTCGGCAACGTGCGGGCCATTTTCATCGGCCTGGTGCTGGCGGCCGCGGGGTACGCGTTGTTCCTGCCGGTGGGCATGGACTGGACCTATGCGGCGATGTTCCCGACGATGCTGTTGCTGGGCGTGGCGTTTTCGCTGACCTACGGCCCGTTCACGATCGCCGCCACCGAGAAGGTCGCGGCGGAGGAACAAGGGCTGGCGAGCGGGCTGTTCAACACGGCGTTCCAGTTCGGCGCGGCGCTGGGGCTTTCGGTGGTCACCGCGGTGAACGTCGCCGCGCTCGACGCCGCCGCGCCGCTGGAGGCGTTCCGCACCGCTTTGCTGGTGCCGTTGATCGGCGCCGCGCTGGCGGCGGTGGTGATCGCCTTCGGCATGCGCACCCGGGTGGCCGAGGCCGCGCCCGCGCTGGCGGTGACCCGGTGA
- a CDS encoding NAD(P)/FAD-dependent oxidoreductase codes for MAAKSEPTRILVLGGGYVGLYTAFGLQKMLRANEASVTVVDPQPHMTYQPFLPEAAAGAIEPRHVVVPLRRVLKRCHVLTARVTKIEHERKSVTVEAADGHIEQLSYDVLVVALGAVARILPIPGLAEQGIAFKTIGEAIYLRNHVLTKLDQAASTLDPELRKRLLTFTVVGGGFAGIEALAELEDMTRFATRYYENIEPSDIRWVLVEAAGRILPEVRETLGVWTVEQLEKRGIEVYLSTAAKSFENGHVVLSDGTEFDSDTIIWTAGVKANPVLADSDLPLDKRGRLEATAALQVVGHPDVWTAGDNAAVPDLSRTEEDPSATCPPNAQHAVRQARHLAKNIIKVLRGGQPKDYYHKNLGAVAGLGLHKGVADALNLKIKGFPAWVFHRAYHVKAMPTWNRKIRIFFDWVFGGLLRREVVSLGQINNPKEEFTRATKS; via the coding sequence ATGGCAGCGAAGTCGGAACCGACACGGATCCTCGTCCTCGGTGGCGGATATGTCGGTCTGTACACGGCGTTCGGGCTCCAGAAGATGCTGCGGGCCAACGAAGCGTCCGTCACCGTTGTGGACCCCCAGCCGCACATGACGTACCAGCCGTTCCTCCCCGAGGCGGCGGCGGGCGCGATCGAGCCGCGGCACGTGGTGGTCCCGTTGCGGCGCGTGCTCAAGCGGTGCCACGTGCTGACCGCGCGGGTCACCAAGATCGAGCACGAACGCAAGTCCGTCACCGTCGAGGCGGCCGACGGCCACATCGAGCAGCTGTCCTATGACGTGCTGGTGGTCGCCCTGGGCGCGGTGGCGCGCATCCTGCCCATTCCCGGACTCGCCGAGCAGGGCATCGCCTTCAAGACCATCGGCGAGGCCATCTACCTCCGCAACCACGTGCTGACCAAGCTCGACCAGGCGGCCAGCACCCTGGATCCCGAGCTGCGCAAGCGCCTGCTGACCTTCACCGTGGTCGGCGGCGGCTTCGCGGGCATCGAAGCGCTCGCCGAGCTCGAGGACATGACCCGCTTCGCGACCAGGTACTACGAGAACATCGAGCCCTCGGACATCCGCTGGGTGCTCGTCGAGGCCGCGGGCCGGATCCTGCCCGAGGTCCGCGAGACGCTCGGGGTGTGGACCGTGGAGCAGCTGGAGAAGCGCGGCATCGAGGTCTACCTGTCGACCGCGGCGAAGTCGTTCGAGAACGGGCACGTGGTGCTCTCGGACGGCACCGAGTTCGACAGCGACACGATCATCTGGACCGCCGGCGTGAAGGCCAACCCGGTGCTGGCCGACTCCGACCTGCCGCTGGACAAGCGCGGCAGGCTCGAGGCGACCGCGGCGCTGCAGGTCGTCGGGCATCCCGACGTGTGGACCGCGGGTGACAACGCCGCGGTGCCGGACCTGTCGCGCACCGAGGAGGACCCGTCGGCCACCTGCCCGCCCAACGCACAGCACGCGGTGCGGCAGGCGCGGCACCTGGCGAAGAACATCATCAAGGTGCTGCGCGGCGGTCAGCCGAAGGACTACTACCACAAGAACCTGGGCGCGGTCGCCGGTCTCGGCCTGCACAAGGGCGTGGCCGACGCGCTGAACCTGAAGATCAAGGGCTTCCCGGCCTGGGTGTTCCACCGGGCGTACCACGTCAAGGCGATGCCGACGTGGAACCGGAAGATCCGGATCTTCTTCGACTGGGTCTTCGGCGGCCTGCTGCGGCGCGAGGTGGTCTCGCTCGGGCAGATCAACAACCCGAAGGAAGAGTTCACCAGGGCCACGAAGTCCTGA